The following proteins come from a genomic window of Halomarina ordinaria:
- a CDS encoding GNAT family N-acetyltransferase, translating into MASPTVRSATRNDAPALATLQEATLAEPQPELLSLGAEGALPCLVAVVDDGPVGYVLAVPDDDEWYVAELAVAADSRRSGVGTRLLEAVCDRAVRTGTGRVSLTARADDDRARAFYDAVGFSVERRLPDHYGPDDDPVDGLLFVRRVD; encoded by the coding sequence ATGGCGTCCCCGACCGTCCGGTCGGCGACCCGGAACGACGCGCCCGCGCTGGCGACGCTCCAGGAGGCGACGCTCGCCGAACCGCAACCCGAACTGCTCTCGCTCGGCGCGGAGGGCGCCCTGCCGTGTCTCGTGGCCGTCGTCGACGACGGGCCGGTCGGTTACGTCCTCGCGGTCCCCGACGACGACGAGTGGTACGTCGCGGAACTCGCCGTCGCGGCCGACAGCAGGCGCTCGGGAGTCGGCACGCGACTCCTGGAGGCGGTCTGCGACCGGGCCGTCCGGACCGGGACGGGCCGGGTGTCGCTCACCGCCCGGGCGGACGACGACCGCGCCCGGGCGTTCTACGACGCGGTCGGCTTCTCCGTCGAGCGACGGCTCCCCGACCACTACGGGCCGGACGACGACCCGGTGGACGGCCTCCTGTTCGTTCGTCGCGTGGACTGA
- the dnaG gene encoding DNA primase DnaG — protein MHDTAKYLIHANITADGVVERSDVVGAIFGQTEGLLGDDLDLRDLQDSSKVGRIDVEIDSRHGQSFGTVTIASGLDQVETAILGASLETIERVGPCRATLEVERIEDVRAAKRRDIVDRAKQLLGEAFDGSMLTSQELIEEVRRSIRVEDITEYEGYPAGPRVADSDAIIVVEGRADVLTLLRYGIKNAVAVEGTNVPDAVADLTKERTVTAFLDGDRGGDLILKELSQVGDVDYVAIAPAGHSVEDLDRSDVMRALREKVAFDALDGDGGTSVVAATDGSARPAPPEVTTADPEGEAVVDAPTEPTPPSVGDEPSPDVETAEPAEEADASAATTVGEAAGSSTESAEPETEAVEDGPEEDESVEDDAPDSGADEAAAVAPETLPEHVEGVVGGESGRARLLSADCEPLSEGEAEEAFDLVRDAEAVPDAVVLDGEVTQRLLDVCAQRGVGQVVGRSRGSFVKQPTSVRVRTAEEFRTRD, from the coding sequence TGCACGACACCGCGAAGTACCTCATCCACGCCAACATCACTGCGGACGGAGTGGTCGAGCGCAGTGACGTCGTCGGCGCCATCTTCGGACAGACCGAAGGACTGCTCGGCGACGACCTCGACCTCCGCGACCTGCAGGACTCCTCGAAGGTCGGCCGGATAGACGTCGAGATCGACTCCCGCCACGGCCAGTCGTTCGGGACCGTCACCATCGCGAGCGGCCTCGACCAGGTCGAGACCGCCATCCTCGGCGCGTCGCTCGAGACCATCGAGCGCGTCGGCCCCTGCCGGGCGACCCTCGAAGTCGAACGCATCGAGGACGTCCGGGCCGCGAAGCGCCGCGACATCGTCGACCGCGCGAAACAACTGCTCGGCGAGGCCTTCGACGGGTCGATGCTCACCAGCCAGGAACTCATCGAGGAGGTCCGCCGCTCCATCCGCGTCGAGGACATCACCGAGTACGAGGGCTACCCCGCCGGCCCGCGCGTCGCCGACAGCGACGCCATCATCGTCGTCGAGGGGCGCGCGGACGTCCTCACCCTTCTGCGCTACGGCATCAAGAACGCCGTCGCCGTCGAGGGGACGAACGTCCCCGACGCCGTGGCCGACCTCACCAAGGAGCGCACCGTCACCGCCTTCCTCGACGGCGACCGGGGCGGCGACCTCATCCTGAAGGAACTCTCGCAGGTCGGCGACGTCGACTACGTCGCCATCGCACCCGCCGGCCACAGCGTCGAGGACCTCGACCGCAGCGACGTCATGCGCGCGCTCCGCGAGAAGGTCGCCTTCGACGCGCTCGACGGCGACGGCGGCACCAGCGTCGTCGCCGCCACGGACGGGAGCGCCCGTCCCGCCCCGCCCGAGGTCACCACCGCCGACCCGGAGGGCGAGGCCGTCGTCGACGCCCCCACCGAACCCACCCCCCCGTCGGTCGGCGACGAACCGTCGCCCGACGTCGAGACGGCCGAACCGGCCGAGGAGGCCGACGCGAGCGCCGCCACGACGGTCGGCGAGGCGGCCGGTTCCAGTACCGAGAGCGCCGAGCCCGAGACCGAAGCGGTCGAGGACGGACCAGAGGAGGACGAATCGGTCGAGGACGACGCCCCCGACTCGGGGGCGGACGAGGCGGCCGCGGTCGCCCCCGAGACGCTCCCCGAACACGTCGAGGGAGTCGTCGGCGGCGAGAGCGGCCGGGCGCGGCTGCTGTCGGCCGACTGCGAACCGCTCTCGGAGGGGGAGGCGGAGGAGGCGTTCGACCTCGTCCGGGACGCCGAGGCCGTCCCGGACGCCGTCGTCCTCGACGGGGAGGTCACCCAGCGCCTCCTCGACGTCTGCGCCCAGCGCGGCGTCGGGCAGGTCGTCGGCCGGAGCAGGGGCTCGTTCGTCAAACAGCCGACGAGCGTTCGCGTCCGGACGGCAGAGGAGTTCCGAACGCGGGACTGA